One Granulicella sp. 5B5 DNA window includes the following coding sequences:
- a CDS encoding VWA domain-containing protein — protein sequence MVFGKGSSGGQRVGRVAAAGLAGVMGCVAMAAGWAQTPQQQVPNAPAPQALPQLNTLTPVSQLPDAPPAAPAADGQAAVPNALPVAQAPVEAPETHPDDGAPPDTSMKDLPILHVNVQFVQVPFTVKDSKGRLVPGLTWRDVRVYENGLRQQMRFFSSDPLPLSVALVIDQGVTQDTMEKINDSLTALRGAFSPYDEVSVFTYSSGDPTKQTDFTAAQSARLGVILDRSKASGRDALMPLGGPLASAGTINNRDIDPNFNRTSQNGIQLNPPKEYHTLNDAILAAGQETTKAGRDRRRIVYVISDGKEYGSKTSERQLIKYLQTNNIQVYSTLVGDSSVPGLGFLDRVHLPMTMRDDELPRICAATGGQTDPEFRLRGIENSFAKITEEVRTQYTVGYYTHESPFNESKRRIEIRVLRPGLTIISEDGYYPNARDSRPAPVTPSAAP from the coding sequence ATGGTGTTCGGCAAAGGTAGTTCGGGTGGGCAGCGAGTGGGCCGGGTAGCGGCCGCGGGGCTTGCCGGTGTGATGGGATGCGTTGCGATGGCGGCAGGCTGGGCGCAGACGCCGCAGCAACAGGTTCCGAATGCACCGGCACCGCAGGCGCTGCCACAGCTGAATACGCTCACCCCGGTATCGCAGCTTCCGGACGCTCCGCCTGCGGCTCCGGCAGCGGACGGACAGGCTGCGGTTCCGAACGCGCTGCCCGTGGCACAGGCGCCGGTGGAAGCGCCGGAGACGCATCCGGATGACGGCGCGCCGCCCGATACTTCGATGAAGGACCTGCCGATTCTGCATGTGAACGTACAGTTTGTACAGGTGCCGTTTACGGTGAAGGACTCCAAAGGGCGGCTGGTGCCGGGACTGACGTGGCGCGATGTCCGCGTATATGAGAACGGGCTGCGGCAGCAGATGCGTTTCTTCTCAAGCGACCCGCTGCCACTGTCGGTGGCGCTGGTGATCGACCAGGGCGTGACGCAGGACACGATGGAGAAGATCAACGACTCGCTGACTGCGCTGCGTGGGGCGTTCTCGCCGTATGACGAGGTCTCCGTGTTTACCTACAGCAGCGGCGATCCGACAAAACAGACGGACTTTACGGCGGCTCAGAGCGCGCGGCTGGGCGTGATCCTGGACCGCAGCAAGGCGAGCGGCCGTGACGCGCTGATGCCGCTGGGCGGACCGCTGGCGAGCGCCGGCACAATCAACAACCGGGACATCGACCCGAACTTCAACCGCACCTCGCAGAACGGTATCCAGCTGAACCCGCCCAAGGAGTACCACACGCTGAATGACGCGATCCTGGCGGCGGGGCAGGAGACGACCAAAGCAGGGCGCGACCGTCGCCGGATTGTGTATGTGATCTCCGACGGCAAGGAGTATGGCAGCAAGACGTCCGAGCGGCAGCTGATCAAGTACCTGCAGACGAACAACATTCAGGTGTATTCAACTCTGGTGGGCGACTCGTCTGTGCCGGGACTTGGCTTCTTGGACCGCGTGCACCTGCCGATGACGATGCGCGACGACGAGCTGCCGCGGATCTGCGCGGCGACCGGCGGACAGACCGACCCCGAGTTCCGGCTGCGCGGCATTGAAAACAGCTTTGCGAAGATCACCGAAGAGGTACGCACGCAGTATACGGTGGGCTACTACACGCATGAGTCACCCTTCAACGAAAGCAAGCGCAGGATCGAAATCCGTGTGCTGCGTCCGGGTCTGACGATCATCTCGGAGGACGGCTACTACCCCAATGCGCGTGACAGCCGGCCTGCGCCGGTGACGCCTTCGGCCGCGCCGTAG
- a CDS encoding VWA domain-containing protein: MDIYFSARDKNGFVTGLGKNDCQLFEENKLQTIKNLTAEKNLPLTIGILLDTSGSQTNVLPLEQESANRFLREVITPKDEAFLISFDVNVDLLADFTNSPRELERAIDKASINAASSSAGIPGIGGGPMPTSNPRGTLLYDAVYLAAHEKLSTQTGRKIMVLLTDGGDQGSQETLKSAGEAAQKSNAIVYVILLADHPFYGGFGGAYNGRAEMEQLAHDTGGRVIDVGNSGRKLEDAFDQIQDELRTQYLASYTPENKTADGKFRKIHLDCGKGLDIQARKGYYAIPGDNLSNN; the protein is encoded by the coding sequence GTGGATATCTACTTCTCCGCCCGCGACAAGAACGGCTTCGTCACCGGCCTCGGCAAGAACGACTGCCAGCTCTTTGAGGAAAACAAGCTCCAGACCATCAAGAACCTCACCGCCGAAAAGAACCTGCCGCTCACCATCGGCATTCTGCTCGACACCTCCGGCAGCCAGACCAACGTCCTGCCGCTCGAGCAGGAGTCTGCCAACCGCTTCCTCCGCGAGGTCATTACCCCCAAGGACGAAGCGTTCCTCATCTCCTTCGACGTCAACGTCGACCTGCTGGCCGACTTCACCAACTCGCCCCGTGAGCTCGAACGCGCCATCGACAAGGCCAGCATTAACGCCGCAAGCTCCTCGGCAGGTATCCCCGGTATCGGGGGCGGTCCCATGCCCACCTCCAACCCGCGCGGCACGCTGCTCTATGACGCCGTTTACCTCGCCGCGCATGAAAAGCTCAGCACCCAGACCGGACGCAAGATCATGGTCCTCCTCACCGACGGCGGCGATCAGGGCTCACAGGAGACCCTCAAGTCCGCTGGCGAGGCCGCGCAGAAATCCAACGCCATCGTTTATGTCATCCTGCTCGCCGACCACCCCTTCTACGGCGGCTTCGGCGGCGCCTACAACGGCCGTGCCGAGATGGAGCAGCTCGCCCACGACACCGGCGGCCGCGTCATCGACGTGGGCAACAGCGGCCGCAAGCTTGAGGACGCCTTCGACCAGATCCAGGACGAGCTCCGCACCCAGTACCTCGCCAGCTACACGCCCGAAAACAAGACCGCCGACGGCAAGTTCCGCAAAATCCATCTCGACTGCGGCAAGGGCCTCGATATCCAGGCCCGCAAAGGCTACTACGCCATCCCCGGCGACAACCTGAGCAACAACTAA
- a CDS encoding dienelactone hydrolase family protein — MTTTLDPHANTPVHHAGAPLASAAGAIVLLHGRGASADDILALGDAIHQPRLALVAPQAAGHTWYPNSFLAPREANEPYLSSALKKIASVVTEIESAGITRDRIVIAGFSQGACLSTEFVASNPARYAGLIAFTGGLIGPLGTDLHHEGQLAGTPVLLLGGDPDPHVPWQRIEDSARELNNMGAVVQAIRYPGRPHTVSAPEIDQARQLLQQAFAA, encoded by the coding sequence ATGACCACGACCCTCGACCCTCACGCCAACACTCCCGTCCACCACGCCGGCGCCCCACTCGCCTCAGCCGCCGGAGCCATAGTGCTCCTCCACGGCCGCGGAGCCTCCGCCGATGACATCCTCGCCCTTGGCGACGCCATCCACCAGCCGCGCCTCGCGCTCGTCGCCCCACAGGCTGCCGGACACACCTGGTACCCCAACTCGTTCCTCGCCCCACGCGAAGCCAACGAGCCCTACCTCTCTTCAGCACTGAAGAAAATCGCCTCCGTCGTCACCGAGATCGAGTCCGCGGGCATCACCCGCGACCGCATCGTCATCGCGGGCTTCTCGCAAGGTGCTTGCCTTTCCACGGAGTTCGTCGCCTCCAACCCTGCCCGTTACGCCGGCCTCATCGCCTTCACCGGAGGCCTCATCGGCCCACTTGGCACGGACCTCCATCACGAAGGCCAGCTCGCCGGAACGCCCGTGCTTCTGCTCGGCGGAGACCCCGACCCGCACGTCCCCTGGCAGCGCATCGAGGACTCCGCCCGCGAGCTCAACAACATGGGCGCAGTCGTGCAGGCCATCCGCTACCCCGGCCGCCCACACACCGTCTCCGCACCGGAGATCGACCAGGCCCGCCAGCTCCTCCAGCAGGCCTTCGCCGCATAA
- a CDS encoding ring-cleaving dioxygenase, producing MTTTTPQPIVGLHHVTAIASDPQRNLDFYTEVLGLRFVKRTVNFDDPGTYHFYFGDDAGTPGTILTFFPWPHARRGHAGAGEVSDTAFSVPVGSLDYWEQRLAAFSIPVERSTRFNEELLTFPDPDGMKLEIVAHADAPAITAPRYADVPTEHALRGFFGVTMLETDLPATEKSLELLGFKKVAEENNRIRFASPAGSSLGNHIDVVVDPKATYGNPGAGSVHHIAFRAQDDPAQLAWREVIAKHLSVTPVLDRTYFHSIYFREPGGVLFELATDNPGFGIDETPETLGEALRIPSWLEPQRALIEARLAPIELHQSSQMQK from the coding sequence ATGACCACCACCACCCCGCAGCCGATCGTCGGCCTCCACCACGTCACCGCCATCGCGTCCGACCCCCAGCGCAACCTCGACTTCTACACCGAAGTCCTCGGCCTCCGCTTTGTCAAGCGCACCGTCAACTTCGACGACCCCGGCACCTACCACTTCTACTTCGGCGACGACGCCGGCACCCCCGGCACCATCCTCACCTTCTTCCCCTGGCCCCACGCCCGCCGCGGCCACGCCGGCGCAGGCGAGGTCTCGGACACCGCCTTCAGCGTCCCCGTCGGCTCACTCGACTACTGGGAACAGCGCCTCGCCGCGTTCAGTATCCCGGTCGAGCGCTCTACCCGCTTCAACGAAGAGCTGTTGACCTTCCCCGACCCCGACGGCATGAAGCTCGAAATCGTCGCCCACGCCGACGCCCCGGCCATAACAGCCCCGCGCTACGCCGACGTCCCCACCGAGCACGCCCTGCGCGGCTTCTTCGGAGTGACGATGCTCGAAACCGATCTCCCTGCGACCGAAAAGTCGCTCGAACTCCTCGGCTTCAAGAAGGTAGCCGAAGAAAATAACCGCATCCGCTTCGCCTCACCGGCGGGCAGCTCGCTCGGCAACCACATCGACGTCGTGGTCGACCCCAAAGCTACCTACGGAAATCCCGGCGCCGGCTCAGTCCACCACATCGCCTTCCGCGCACAGGACGACCCCGCCCAGCTCGCCTGGCGCGAGGTCATCGCGAAGCACCTCTCGGTCACGCCCGTGCTTGACCGCACGTACTTCCACAGCATCTACTTCCGCGAACCCGGCGGCGTCCTCTTCGAGCTCGCCACCGACAACCCCGGCTTCGGCATCGACGAGACGCCCGAAACCCTCGGCGAGGCTCTGCGCATCCCCTCCTGGCTGGAGCCGCAGCGCGCCCTCATCGAAGCCCGCCTCGCCCCCATCGAGCTCCACCAAAGCTCGCAGATGCAGAAGTGA
- the gcvH gene encoding glycine cleavage system protein GcvH, giving the protein MSYPEKYRYAKSHEWVDLQGDTAVVGITDYAQSSLGDIVFVELPKVGQDIEVGSTFGSVESVKAVSDLYSPVTGQVSAINEALNDAPDTINTAANDTWIIKVAVKSADEVGGMMTAAEYEAFVKEETGH; this is encoded by the coding sequence ATGAGCTATCCCGAAAAGTACCGTTACGCGAAGTCTCACGAGTGGGTTGACCTGCAGGGCGACACGGCTGTCGTCGGCATTACGGACTATGCGCAGAGCTCGCTCGGCGACATTGTGTTTGTGGAGCTGCCAAAGGTGGGGCAGGATATCGAGGTCGGGTCGACGTTTGGCTCGGTGGAGTCGGTGAAGGCGGTGAGCGATCTGTACTCGCCGGTGACCGGGCAGGTGAGCGCGATCAACGAGGCATTGAACGATGCTCCAGACACGATCAACACGGCTGCCAACGATACCTGGATCATCAAGGTGGCGGTGAAGAGCGCCGACGAGGTGGGCGGGATGATGACCGCTGCCGAGTATGAGGCGTTCGTGAAGGAAGAGACCGGGCACTAA
- a CDS encoding polyphosphate kinase 2 family protein produces the protein MATSVMVSLTLRRGLRGLSSVTAALCRPAVTVTRQHHNALSRCSIETTMKLSSPYLVKPGKKVHLSDFSTTTTDGIADKDAGEFLLKEHTSQLADLQQVFYASQSKALLIVLQGMDTAGKDGVIRHIFSGINPQGCNVSSFKVPTPDEARHDFLWRIQKETPARGMIGIFNRSHYEDVLAPFVHDVIDKKTVKKRLHDINKWEQTLADNNVIVLKFFLHVSHAEQTERLQARIDDPDKHWKLSAADLVERQYWPKYTAAYEHILSKTATECAPWFVIPADHKWYRNASVSQIVIDAMGQLKLKFPQPTFNPTGINLKKLSPEAAAKKAVAAEAKV, from the coding sequence GTGGCAACTTCGGTCATGGTCTCACTCACTCTTCGGCGCGGGTTGCGCGGCCTCTCCAGTGTAACCGCCGCCTTGTGTCGCCCCGCAGTCACCGTAACGCGCCAGCACCACAACGCGCTCTCACGCTGTAGCATCGAAACCACCATGAAGCTCTCCAGTCCGTATCTCGTCAAACCCGGCAAGAAGGTCCACCTCAGCGACTTCTCCACCACCACCACCGACGGCATCGCCGACAAGGACGCCGGCGAGTTCCTCCTCAAGGAGCACACTAGCCAGCTCGCCGATCTGCAGCAAGTCTTCTACGCCTCGCAGTCCAAAGCGCTGCTCATCGTCCTGCAGGGCATGGACACCGCCGGCAAGGACGGCGTCATCCGCCACATCTTCTCCGGCATCAACCCGCAGGGCTGCAACGTCTCCAGCTTCAAGGTGCCCACGCCCGATGAGGCCCGCCACGACTTCCTCTGGCGCATCCAGAAGGAGACTCCCGCTCGCGGCATGATCGGCATCTTCAACCGCTCCCACTACGAGGACGTGCTCGCACCCTTCGTCCACGATGTCATCGACAAGAAGACCGTCAAGAAGCGCCTGCACGACATCAACAAGTGGGAGCAGACGCTGGCCGACAACAACGTCATCGTCCTCAAGTTCTTCCTGCACGTCTCGCACGCCGAACAGACCGAACGCCTGCAGGCCCGCATCGACGACCCGGACAAGCACTGGAAGCTCTCCGCTGCCGACCTCGTCGAACGCCAGTACTGGCCGAAGTACACCGCCGCCTACGAGCACATCCTCTCGAAGACCGCCACAGAGTGCGCTCCCTGGTTCGTCATCCCCGCCGACCACAAGTGGTACCGCAACGCCTCTGTCAGCCAGATCGTCATCGACGCCATGGGTCAGCTCAAACTCAAGTTTCCGCAACCGACCTTCAACCCTACCGGCATCAACCTGAAGAAGCTCTCCCCGGAAGCCGCAGCGAAGAAGGCCGTCGCGGCGGAGGCTAAAGTGTAA
- a CDS encoding HisA/HisF-related TIM barrel protein, with product MLIPSIDLMGGRIVQLVQGETLKLAFDDFDYWIERFSKYPLVQLIDLDAAMRQGSNAELVAMICKRLPCQVGGGLKTAEDGQRLLDAGAKRVIYGSSLFGTDGVQKEFAAGLKKALGEDALCFSVDTKNGRVAVKGWKDSVDLTPEEAVTWLEDYCAAFLYTHVDTEGTMQGFPMDVAAILRSTTAKQLIVAGGIKERAEVDALDAMGVDAVAGMAVYSGAMEA from the coding sequence ATGCTGATTCCTTCAATTGACCTGATGGGCGGGCGGATTGTGCAGCTCGTCCAGGGTGAGACGCTGAAGCTCGCCTTTGATGACTTTGACTATTGGATTGAGCGGTTTAGCAAGTATCCGCTGGTGCAGCTGATTGACCTGGATGCGGCGATGCGTCAGGGGTCGAATGCGGAGCTGGTGGCGATGATCTGCAAGCGGCTGCCGTGCCAGGTGGGCGGCGGTTTGAAGACTGCCGAGGACGGGCAGCGGCTGCTGGATGCCGGGGCGAAGCGAGTGATCTATGGGTCGTCGCTGTTTGGGACTGACGGCGTGCAGAAGGAATTTGCGGCGGGACTGAAGAAGGCGCTCGGTGAGGATGCGCTGTGTTTCTCTGTCGACACGAAGAATGGCCGCGTGGCGGTGAAGGGGTGGAAGGACTCGGTGGACCTGACGCCGGAGGAGGCTGTGACGTGGCTGGAGGACTACTGCGCCGCGTTCCTGTATACGCATGTGGACACCGAGGGGACGATGCAGGGGTTCCCGATGGATGTGGCGGCGATTCTGAGGTCGACGACGGCGAAGCAGCTGATTGTAGCTGGAGGCATCAAAGAGCGTGCCGAGGTCGATGCACTCGACGCGATGGGCGTAGATGCCGTGGCGGGGATGGCTGTGTACTCGGGCGCGATGGAGGCTTAA
- a CDS encoding M17 family peptidase N-terminal domain-containing protein, whose product MSFKQTSSQIFLALLLCTVFFPSASAQNSQPTPEGTRLSVPSNTLPVDVLVESPAFAHGDLQVICLFQSKPENQLLASLDVMNQHLGGLLATMRTTQLFRGDLGETLLIQPKPGAIKARRLLIVGLGDRASFTPQREEIIGEIVYAESERLGAATPTFAPTVLDGGATGFSTGDVGKEFLRGFLRGRAIAAQLHTSGAGPVPTVTKLTFLAGTTHAVDTRSGLAAILNGSSMTKVP is encoded by the coding sequence ATGTCCTTTAAGCAAACGTCATCACAAATCTTCTTAGCCCTCCTGCTCTGCACCGTGTTTTTCCCATCTGCTTCCGCGCAAAATTCGCAGCCCACACCCGAAGGCACGCGCCTTTCTGTCCCCAGCAACACGCTGCCCGTCGATGTCCTCGTCGAAAGCCCGGCCTTCGCGCACGGCGACCTCCAGGTCATCTGTCTCTTCCAATCGAAGCCGGAAAACCAGCTCTTAGCCTCGCTCGACGTGATGAATCAGCACCTCGGCGGTCTGCTCGCGACCATGCGCACCACGCAACTCTTCCGCGGCGATCTCGGCGAAACACTTCTTATCCAGCCCAAACCTGGCGCCATCAAGGCCCGTCGCCTTCTCATCGTCGGCCTCGGCGACCGTGCCAGCTTCACCCCGCAGCGCGAAGAGATCATCGGAGAGATTGTTTATGCAGAAAGCGAGCGCCTCGGCGCAGCCACGCCGACCTTTGCTCCCACAGTGCTTGATGGTGGTGCCACGGGCTTCAGCACTGGCGACGTAGGCAAAGAATTTCTGCGCGGTTTCCTGCGCGGCCGGGCCATCGCGGCGCAGCTTCACACATCCGGCGCAGGTCCCGTGCCCACTGTCACGAAACTGACATTTTTAGCGGGCACCACTCACGCCGTCGACACGCGCAGCGGGCTCGCAGCAATACTCAATGGTTCATCTATGACAAAGGTGCCGTAA
- the gcvT gene encoding glycine cleavage system aminomethyltransferase GcvT, whose protein sequence is MTEVATPPLRKTALNATHQAHKARMVDFGGWDMPVQYRGLIEEHMAVRTSVGIFDVSHMGDIQLRGPNSLAAVQKLLMNDASKLQVGQAHYSAMLYPNGTFVDDVVLHKLGENDYLIVINAGTREKDVEWVRQMIGSMSGVHVMDVSDYYTQIAIQGPKAKDTLQKLTGVDLAPIKNYWFTWGTVCGCHNTLIARTGYTGEDGFEIYVPSDEPTSARVWGEVLAAGEEFGIMPCGLGARNTLRLESAMALYGHEISDSINVFEAGLGRYCKLDKSSDFVGREALLKVQAESGPARKLVGLEMVDRGIGRDGYPVLSLAGEKIGEVTSGSPAPFLKKNIALAYVPVAYAEIGTEVAVEVRGVGVKAKVVPTPFYKRPKPTPAVTAPLS, encoded by the coding sequence ATGACCGAAGTTGCCACGCCGCCGCTACGCAAGACTGCCCTGAATGCAACCCATCAAGCACATAAGGCCCGCATGGTCGACTTTGGCGGGTGGGACATGCCGGTGCAGTATCGCGGGCTGATTGAAGAGCACATGGCCGTTCGTACGAGTGTGGGCATCTTCGATGTGAGCCACATGGGCGACATTCAGCTGCGTGGACCGAACTCATTGGCCGCGGTGCAGAAGCTGCTGATGAACGATGCGAGCAAGCTACAGGTGGGGCAGGCGCACTACTCAGCGATGCTGTACCCGAATGGCACGTTTGTGGATGACGTGGTGCTGCACAAGCTGGGCGAGAATGACTACCTGATCGTGATCAATGCGGGCACTCGCGAGAAGGACGTGGAGTGGGTGCGGCAGATGATTGGCAGCATGAGCGGCGTGCATGTGATGGATGTGAGCGACTACTACACGCAGATCGCGATCCAGGGGCCGAAGGCGAAAGACACGCTGCAGAAGCTGACGGGCGTCGATCTTGCGCCGATCAAGAACTACTGGTTTACGTGGGGCACGGTGTGCGGGTGCCATAATACGCTGATCGCGCGGACGGGCTATACGGGCGAGGACGGGTTCGAGATCTACGTGCCGAGCGATGAGCCGACCAGCGCGCGGGTTTGGGGCGAGGTGTTAGCCGCGGGTGAGGAGTTCGGTATTATGCCGTGCGGGCTGGGCGCCAGGAACACGCTGCGGCTGGAGAGCGCCATGGCGTTGTATGGGCACGAGATTTCGGACTCGATCAACGTGTTTGAGGCCGGGCTGGGGCGGTACTGCAAGCTGGATAAGAGCTCGGACTTTGTGGGCCGCGAGGCGTTGCTGAAGGTACAGGCTGAGAGTGGCCCGGCGCGGAAGCTGGTCGGGCTGGAGATGGTCGATCGTGGGATCGGGCGCGATGGGTATCCGGTGCTGTCGCTTGCCGGGGAGAAGATTGGTGAGGTGACGAGTGGGTCGCCCGCGCCGTTCCTGAAGAAGAATATTGCGCTGGCGTATGTGCCGGTGGCGTATGCCGAGATCGGGACCGAGGTTGCCGTGGAGGTGCGCGGAGTCGGAGTGAAGGCGAAGGTGGTGCCGACGCCGTTCTACAAGCGGCCGAAACCAACGCCGGCGGTTACGGCACCTTTGTCATAG
- a CDS encoding DMT family transporter has translation MAAASKTALIALASAASWGGGDFSGGMGAKSAGKGLLGTMRFVMLAQTSSLAVLLVLLVATHASLPHGAPMWWALAAGACGGLGLVAFYKALSRGAMGASAAISGLLAAAIPAVVSSFLEGLPGGLRLAGFAIAAVAIWLVAAGASPENVGSVRGTMVLSILSGAAFGVYFVALKLANPLGELMPITLARASGFAVLAVLALFLWLRSRGDGDADGSWWPAGWRWALAVALLDTGGNLLFIAATRVGRLDVTSVLTGLYPAATILLAAWHLHERPTRRQVVGMATALVAVVMVTL, from the coding sequence GTGGCGGCGGCAAGCAAAACGGCGCTGATCGCGCTGGCCTCCGCCGCCTCCTGGGGCGGCGGAGACTTTTCCGGGGGCATGGGGGCGAAGTCGGCGGGCAAGGGACTGCTGGGCACGATGCGGTTCGTGATGCTGGCGCAGACCTCGAGCCTAGCAGTGCTGTTGGTACTGCTGGTGGCGACTCATGCATCGCTGCCACATGGCGCGCCGATGTGGTGGGCGCTCGCAGCCGGAGCGTGCGGTGGCCTGGGGTTGGTGGCGTTTTACAAGGCGCTGAGCCGTGGCGCGATGGGCGCTTCCGCCGCAATCAGTGGGCTGCTGGCGGCGGCGATTCCGGCGGTGGTGTCGAGTTTTCTGGAAGGCTTGCCCGGTGGTCTGCGGCTGGCGGGGTTCGCGATTGCCGCAGTTGCGATCTGGCTGGTAGCAGCGGGGGCGTCGCCGGAGAATGTGGGCAGCGTGCGTGGCACGATGGTGCTGTCGATCCTTTCTGGGGCGGCGTTTGGTGTGTACTTTGTGGCGCTGAAGCTGGCGAACCCGCTCGGCGAACTGATGCCCATTACGCTTGCGCGCGCCAGCGGCTTTGCGGTGCTGGCCGTGCTGGCGTTGTTTCTGTGGCTTAGGTCACGCGGTGATGGCGACGCTGACGGTAGCTGGTGGCCGGCGGGCTGGCGGTGGGCGCTCGCGGTGGCGCTGCTGGATACGGGCGGGAACCTGCTGTTCATCGCAGCGACTCGTGTGGGAAGGCTGGATGTGACCTCAGTGCTGACGGGCCTGTATCCGGCGGCGACGATCCTGCTGGCGGCGTGGCACCTGCATGAGCGGCCTACGCGCCGGCAGGTCGTCGGAATGGCGACTGCGCTGGTTGCAGTGGTGATGGTTACACTTTAG
- a CDS encoding MarR family transcriptional regulator: protein MTLMPDKPGDKSDTTSAALWVVLARAYRSMQTFVEHSIAALGIGLSDFMILEALLHKGPMTMSALCNAVLITNASMTSAIDRLEEKHYVERTASKEDRRIRLAQLTPEGATLIKRLFPRHLKDLDEVMKDIPAAERAELRRGLKTIGLAAQAASRNPK from the coding sequence ATGACACTCATGCCCGACAAACCCGGCGACAAATCCGACACCACCTCCGCCGCCCTCTGGGTCGTGCTCGCCCGCGCCTACCGCTCCATGCAGACCTTTGTCGAGCACTCCATAGCCGCCCTCGGCATCGGCCTCTCCGACTTCATGATCCTCGAAGCCCTGCTCCACAAGGGCCCCATGACCATGTCCGCGCTCTGCAATGCCGTGCTCATCACCAACGCCTCCATGACCTCGGCCATCGACCGCCTCGAAGAAAAGCACTACGTCGAGCGCACCGCGTCCAAAGAAGACCGCCGCATCCGCCTCGCCCAACTCACCCCCGAAGGCGCAACCCTCATCAAGCGCCTCTTCCCCCGCCACCTCAAAGACCTCGACGAAGTCATGAAAGACATCCCCGCCGCCGAGCGTGCCGAACTCCGCCGCGGCCTCAAAACCATCGGCCTCGCCGCGCAAGCCGCTTCCCGTAACCCCAAATAG
- a CDS encoding VOC family protein, which yields MARVTGVGGVFLRSQNPGALAKWYAEHLGITLSDFNGTAFAWSDEVPAGTGMTAWSAFPAETTYFGDGPQQAMVNYRVDDLDALLVELAAKGVWIDPKRQDEVYGKFAWIKDCDGNRLELWEPLA from the coding sequence ATGGCACGAGTGACAGGTGTGGGCGGCGTATTCCTTCGGTCGCAGAACCCCGGCGCGTTGGCGAAGTGGTATGCGGAGCATCTGGGCATAACGTTGAGTGACTTCAATGGCACGGCGTTTGCATGGAGCGATGAAGTGCCTGCGGGGACGGGGATGACGGCGTGGTCGGCCTTCCCTGCTGAGACGACCTACTTTGGCGACGGGCCGCAGCAGGCGATGGTGAACTATCGCGTGGATGATCTGGATGCGCTGTTGGTAGAGCTCGCGGCGAAGGGTGTGTGGATTGATCCGAAGCGGCAGGACGAGGTCTACGGGAAGTTTGCTTGGATCAAGGACTGCGATGGGAACCGGCTGGAGCTGTGGGAGCCGCTGGCGTAG
- a CDS encoding cytochrome c oxidase assembly factor Coa1 family protein, which translates to MPSAAPASAQGRPRRGIPLWGTVLLCLLGFLVLMAAFIGSAFYSIQGSVRRSQPYHMALAQAGQATCVTKRLGTPLVPRRFVVGSVSHDGNQTNGNGYSDLEIPVRGPLASGRVHVVARETDGTWTIEYLSVRTGNDRLLLLPAAAPCQ; encoded by the coding sequence ATGCCCTCCGCAGCACCCGCATCCGCCCAGGGCCGCCCCCGCAGAGGCATCCCCCTCTGGGGCACGGTCTTGCTCTGCTTGTTGGGATTTCTCGTGCTGATGGCCGCATTTATCGGCTCCGCGTTCTATAGCATCCAGGGCTCCGTCCGGCGGTCACAGCCTTATCACATGGCGCTCGCGCAGGCCGGTCAGGCGACCTGCGTTACAAAGCGTCTTGGCACCCCGCTGGTACCGCGCAGGTTTGTGGTCGGCAGCGTCTCCCACGACGGCAACCAGACCAACGGCAACGGCTACTCTGACCTCGAGATTCCCGTCCGCGGCCCGCTCGCCTCAGGCCGCGTTCACGTCGTCGCCCGCGAGACCGACGGTACCTGGACCATCGAGTACCTCAGCGTCCGCACTGGCAATGACCGCCTCCTGCTGCTGCCCGCCGCCGCACCCTGCCAGTAG